From a region of the Lactuca sativa cultivar Salinas chromosome 4, Lsat_Salinas_v11, whole genome shotgun sequence genome:
- the LOC128133715 gene encoding uncharacterized mitochondrial protein AtMg00240-like has translation MDNCSSAKVPMAFGYKISADPSGEYVDHKTYRGIIGSLMYLTAGRPDIAFATGVCARYQTNPKASHLTAAKQILQYLKGSKSLGLWYPAGNDFSLQAFTDEDHAGCKLDRKSTSGGCQFLGECLVS, from the coding sequence atggacaattGTTCATCTgctaaggtccccatggccttcggttataagatctctgctgatccctcagGCGAatatgtggatcacaagacttatagaggcatCATAGGCTCTTTGATGTATCTCACCGCAGGCAGACCGGACATTGCCTTTGCAACTGGTGTTTGTGCAAGGTATCAGACTAACCCGAAAGCATCTCACCTAACCGCAGCCAAGCAGATTCTCCAGTAcctgaaaggaagcaaatctcttggtctatggtaccccgcaggcaatgaCTTCAGCCTACAAGCCTTCACAGATGaagatcatgccggatgcaagcTCGATCGAAAAAGCacttcaggtggatgtcaatttctgggaGAATGTCTCGTCAGCTAG